One part of the Chryseobacterium mulctrae genome encodes these proteins:
- the tuf gene encoding elongation factor Tu, whose amino-acid sequence MAKETFNRNKPHLNIGTIGHVDHGKTTLTAAISAVLASKGLAEKKDFSAIDSAPEEKERGITINTAHIEYETEKRHYAHVDCPGHADYVKNMVTGAAQMDGAIVVCAATDGPMPQTREHILLCRQVNVPRIVVFMNKVDMVDDAELLELVEMELRDLLSTYEFDGDNSPVIQGSALGALTAATAATPDTEDKWFKSVEELMDAVDTWIEQPPRDTEKPFLMPIEDVFSITGRGTVATGRIEAGVINTGDPVDIVGMGDEKLTSTITGVEMFRKILDRGEAGDNVGLLLRGIEKTDIKRGMVIAKKDSVKPHKKFKASVYILSKEEGGRHTPFHNKYRPQFYVRTTDVTGEIFLPEGVEMVMPGDNLEITVELLQPIALNVGLRFAIREGGRTVGSGQVTEILE is encoded by the coding sequence ATGGCAAAGGAAACGTTTAATCGTAACAAACCACACTTGAACATTGGTACTATTGGTCACGTTGACCATGGTAAAACTACACTTACTGCAGCTATTTCTGCTGTATTAGCGAGCAAAGGTCTTGCTGAGAAAAAAGATTTCTCTGCTATTGACTCTGCTCCAGAAGAAAAAGAAAGAGGGATTACTATCAATACTGCTCACATCGAGTACGAAACTGAAAAAAGACACTATGCTCACGTTGACTGTCCAGGTCACGCGGATTACGTAAAGAACATGGTAACTGGTGCTGCTCAGATGGATGGAGCTATCGTAGTATGTGCTGCAACTGACGGACCAATGCCTCAGACTAGAGAGCACATCTTGCTTTGTCGTCAGGTAAACGTACCTAGAATTGTTGTTTTCATGAACAAAGTTGACATGGTAGACGATGCTGAATTATTAGAGCTAGTTGAAATGGAACTTAGAGACTTATTGTCTACTTACGAATTTGACGGAGATAACTCTCCAGTAATTCAAGGTTCTGCATTAGGAGCTCTTACTGCTGCTACTGCTGCTACTCCTGATACTGAAGATAAATGGTTCAAATCAGTTGAAGAATTGATGGACGCTGTTGATACTTGGATCGAGCAACCACCAAGAGATACTGAAAAGCCATTCTTGATGCCAATCGAAGACGTATTCTCTATTACAGGTAGAGGTACTGTAGCAACTGGTAGAATCGAGGCTGGTGTTATCAACACTGGAGATCCAGTTGATATCGTAGGTATGGGTGATGAGAAATTAACTTCTACTATTACAGGAGTTGAGATGTTCAGAAAAATCCTAGACAGAGGTGAAGCTGGTGATAACGTAGGTCTATTGTTGAGAGGTATTGAAAAAACTGACATCAAGAGAGGTATGGTAATCGCTAAGAAAGATTCTGTTAAGCCACATAAAAAATTCAAAGCTTCTGTTTATATCCTTTCTAAGGAAGAAGGTGGACGTCACACTCCATTCCACAACAAGTACCGTCCTCAGTTCTACGTAAGAACTACTGACGTTACAGGTGAGATCTTCTTACCAGAAGGTGTAGAAATGGTAATGCCTGGTGATAACTTAGAGATCACTGTAGAATTGTTACAGCCAATCGCTCTTAACGTAGGTCTTAGATTTGCGATCAGAGAAGGAGGTAGAACAGTAGGTTCTGGTCAGGTTACTGAAATCTTAGAATAA
- a CDS encoding DUF4394 domain-containing protein, with the protein MKKLFNFCMATFAFVTVISCDDDENMMPEEPVATTLPNAMVYGLTENNQLVYFNTNNSSTFTSTKPIMGIPSGEKLMSIDFRPATGELYAVSNASKFYIINTSTASTRAVSTTAFSPVISGTVASIDFNPTVDRIRLVTNTGQNLRLHPETGAIAATDTNIATTSSIMGIAYTNSFSGATSTILYDLDATAGKLFKQDPPNNGTLVEVGSLGITFTGQAAFDINTDNTLAIMAATTGTQNTLYTVNLTNGKATNIGNLSQKVIDLAIPTNPVAYAVDNTNSLQIFNPNNPQPVTKAITGLQSGENILGIDFRPLNGQLYALGSSSRIYTINLGNGAATAVGAQLPTLLAGTEFGFDFNPTVDKIRVVSNTGQNLRLDPVTGGITATDGTINPGTPTLSAAAYTSNFAGATSTSLFVIDHSTDKIYLQNPPNNGTLVERGSLGINIDGANGFDIGSTSDKAYLIATVAGATKIYTVNTTNGSATSLANYPNSVRGFTIGLGF; encoded by the coding sequence ATGAAAAAACTATTCAATTTTTGCATGGCAACATTTGCTTTTGTCACGGTAATTTCTTGTGATGATGACGAAAATATGATGCCTGAAGAACCTGTTGCAACTACTTTACCCAATGCGATGGTTTATGGTTTAACAGAAAACAATCAACTGGTCTATTTTAACACCAACAATTCCTCAACATTTACTTCTACAAAACCCATTATGGGAATTCCATCCGGAGAAAAATTGATGAGCATTGATTTCAGACCGGCTACCGGAGAATTGTATGCTGTGTCTAATGCAAGCAAGTTTTATATTATTAATACTTCTACCGCTTCTACGAGAGCTGTAAGTACAACAGCTTTTTCACCTGTAATTTCCGGAACTGTAGCATCCATTGATTTTAATCCAACCGTAGACAGAATAAGATTGGTGACCAATACCGGGCAAAACCTACGTTTACATCCTGAAACTGGTGCTATTGCAGCAACTGACACGAATATTGCAACCACGTCTTCCATTATGGGAATTGCTTACACCAACAGTTTTTCGGGAGCAACTTCTACCATTTTATATGACCTTGATGCTACTGCAGGAAAACTTTTTAAACAAGATCCGCCCAATAACGGAACTTTAGTAGAAGTAGGAAGTTTAGGAATTACTTTTACTGGACAAGCTGCCTTCGATATCAATACTGATAATACTTTAGCCATAATGGCGGCAACAACTGGTACACAAAATACTTTGTACACCGTAAATTTAACGAACGGAAAAGCTACAAACATCGGAAATCTTTCACAGAAAGTAATCGATCTGGCAATTCCTACAAATCCTGTTGCGTATGCAGTTGACAATACTAATTCATTACAAATCTTTAATCCTAATAATCCTCAACCTGTAACGAAAGCAATCACAGGTCTTCAATCTGGAGAAAACATTTTGGGTATTGATTTCAGGCCTTTAAACGGACAATTATATGCATTAGGAAGCTCGAGCAGAATTTATACCATCAATTTAGGAAATGGAGCTGCAACAGCAGTCGGTGCACAACTTCCGACTTTATTGGCAGGAACTGAGTTTGGCTTTGATTTTAACCCAACCGTTGATAAAATAAGAGTGGTAAGCAATACCGGACAAAATTTAAGATTAGATCCTGTTACGGGAGGAATTACCGCAACTGATGGCACTATTAATCCGGGAACACCAACTTTAAGCGCTGCAGCTTACACCAGCAATTTTGCAGGTGCAACGAGTACTTCCCTATTTGTAATTGATCATTCTACCGACAAAATTTACCTGCAAAATCCTCCTAATAACGGAACTTTAGTAGAAAGAGGATCTTTAGGGATCAACATTGATGGAGCCAATGGTTTTGACATCGGAAGTACAAGCGACAAAGCGTATTTAATAGCTACTGTTGCAGGAGCTACAAAAATTTACACCGTAAATACAACCAATGGTTCTGCCACATCATTAGCTAATTATCCCAATTCTGTAAGAGGTTTTACAATTGGTTTAGGATTTTAA